In Metopolophium dirhodum isolate CAU chromosome 7, ASM1992520v1, whole genome shotgun sequence, one genomic interval encodes:
- the LOC132948232 gene encoding E3 ubiquitin-protein ligase MSL2, whose amino-acid sequence MDLMECYLSTSRIVLQAKSTDPLTWQKLHSLLPILHEHLSCQVCHKLVDRLNPYLNGYACTVCVNHQITENPSSAIIQCYKKLCAYIHSSPLYKVMCTRVEDKRLVELVTEVIGLPRSINGYSGMVNGSVTKQEINKEDSEDDITLMVNGTMNKQELKEDDRKDDNTLISSSDIQLSTENQTPEDYINYQIFDVQSQKHKIQNQSLINNIPKKKKNERRWGCRCGNATTTPGKLTCFGQRCPCYTEQKPCDQCKCRGCRNPRQKRSNNDDNLEIDQIRRKPVTLELVSSLKPSSHNNSNTAFSSYTMHDMLQFSSHSQHFDQGGTEDNLGHVNSIFHSP is encoded by the exons ATGGACCTAATGGAATGTTACTTATCGACCAGCCGGATCGTACTGCAAGCCAAGAGCACAGATCCATTGACTTGGCAAAAATTGCACTCATTGTTACCAATATTACATGAGCATCTATCTTGTCAGGTATGTCATAAGCTGGTCGACCGACTTAATCCCTATTTAAACGGATACGCATGTACAGTGTGTGTGAATCACCAGATAACCGAAAACCCATCTAGTGCGATAATACAATGCTACAAGAAACTGTGTGCTTATATACATAGCTCGCCACTGTATAAAGTTATGTGCACAAGAGTTGAAGACAAACGGTTAGTCGAATTAGTAACCGAAGTTATTGGTCTACCTCGATCAATTAACGGTTACAGTGGAATGGTAAATGGTTCAGTGACTAAACAAGAAATAAACAAAGAAGATAGTGAAGACGATATTACGTTAATGGTAAATGGTACAATGAATAAACAAGAATTAAAAGAAGACGATAGAAAAGACGATAACACGTTAATATCGTCATCAGATATTCAATTGTCCACTGAAAACCAAACACCAGAGGATTATATTAACTACCAAATATTTGATGTACAATCCCAAAAacacaaaattcaaaatcaatctCTAATCAACAATATTCCTAAAAAGAAG aaaaatgaaCGCCGTTGGGGCTGTCGATGTGGTAATGCTACAACTACTCCTGGCAAGCTAACATGTTTTGGACAAAGATGTCCCTGTTATACAGAACAAAAACCTTGTGATCAATGCAAATGTAGAGGGTGCAGAAATCCTAGACAAAAGAGGTCTAATAATGATGACAACTTGGAAATAGATCAAATACGTCGGAAACCAGTGACCTTAGAATTAGTATCTTCACTCAAGCCTTCTTCACATAATAATAGCAATacg gCATTTAGTTCTTATACAATGCATGATATGTTGCAGTTTTCTTCACACAGTCAACATTTCGATCAAGGTGGGACTGAAGACAATCTTGGACATGTGAACTCTATTTTCCATTCTCCTTGA
- the LOC132948230 gene encoding uncharacterized protein LOC132948230, whose translation MSSAAASAATDDDDEHQRQPLPADPDWLSGVISRLIGRPRDAVTVICDRTIATPAVSDPHNVLSSIVAVHIVYAVDGVPGTDSLDVVIKSLPQEPYSRAFVLEAQFDYREVHFYNTVLFELRNLEEDVLTNHNRSAIGDMPVAKCYFAGMNASGKDESMLVLENLSKRGYTAANFSAGLTYTEAKLALRSIARIHATSLALKLKHGPLTERWPFLFQTSRATLSYQALVERGMPQLHVFLRSKGPQYDTLINTLRSLCRVTKQIIGSLMIPKEPMGLMTHTDFWCNNLMFGEQDQCVILDWQMISYSRPTNDVALLLVSSLSTETRRNHSNELVDIYWKALTTHASKLGVDIEGQLEYSRYDLDEDMKESKLLAVLLCIGSVDVALGNEETEQRLLDLLTDLQAEEIFNRHLTEISA comes from the exons ATGTCGTCAGCAGCCGCGTCAGCCGCCACCGATGACGACGACGAGCATCAGAGGCAGCCGCTGCCCGCCGACCCGGACTGGCTGTCAGGCGTCATCAGCCGGCTGATCGGCCGGCCGCGAGACGCGGTCACGGTGATCTGTGACCGGACCATCGCCACGCCCGCGGTGTCCGACCCGCACAACGTGCTCAGCTCTATAGTGGCAGTGCACATTGTGTACGCGGTGGACGGTGTCCCGGGCACTGACTCACTGGACGTGGTCATCAAGAGCTTGCCGCAAGAGCCCTACTCCAGGGCGTTCGTGCTTGAGGCCCAGTTCGACTACAGAGAAGTTCACTTTTATAACACG GTATTATTTGAGTTAAGAAATCTCGAAGAAGATGTGCTAACAAATCACAATCGTTCCGCGATTGGTGACATGCCAGTTGCCAAATGTTACTTTGCTGGTATGAATGCCAGTGGTAAGGACGAGTCGATGTTAGTATTGGAAAACTTATCCAAACGTGGATATACAGCAGCCAACTTCTCCGCTGGACTGACATACACAGAAGCCAAACTCGCTCTCCGTTCTATAGCTCGAATCCACGCCACATCTCTTGCTTTAAAACTTAAGCACGGGCCGCTCACCGAACGTTGGCCGTTCTTATTCCAAACATCCCGTGCTACACTATCTTACCAAGCACTCGTCGAACGGGGAATGCCACAATTACACGTTTTCCTACGATCTAAAGGGCCTCAATACGACACTTTAATCAATACACTTAGATCTCTATGTCGTGTCACTAAACAAATAATCGGATCGCTAATGATACCTAAAGAACCAATGGGGTTGATGACGCACACAGACTTTTGGTGTAACAATTTAATGTTTGGAGAACAGGACCAATGTGTAATACTAGACTGGCAAATGATATCCTATAGTAGACCAACCAATGATGTCGCACTTTTGCTTGTAAGTAGTTTGTCAACTGAAACCAGACGAAATCATTCAAATGAGTTGGTAGACATCTACTGGAAAGCTTTAACAACGCATGCGAGTAAATTGGGCGTAGACATAGAAGGACAACTCGAATACAGCCGATATGACTTGGATGAAGACATGAAGGAATCAAAGTTATTAGCAGTACTTTTGTGTATAGGTTCAGTGGACGTTGCTTTAGGCAATGAAGAAACTGAACAAAGATTACTAGACCTGTTGACCGATCTACAAGCTGAAGAAATCTTCAATAGACATTTAACTGAAATTTCAGCATag